One genomic region from Stackebrandtia nassauensis DSM 44728 encodes:
- a CDS encoding SDR family NAD(P)-dependent oxidoreductase produces the protein MSLNSEREPRTIVITGGTDGMGKALGLHYLRRGDRVVAIGTDADKGARFEAEAEALDARDRATFLRADLSLVAENNRVLAELTTRFPSLDAVILGARYYRSTRAETPEGIEHNFALFYLSRYLFSHGLVEPLARNENPVILNLAGPGGELSALNWDDPQFRRGYRPDLVMAQCGKLCDLLGVDFTLANPDTHIRYVLAHPGLTASGFTGQYSPADAELVAAMRERGQPLDVAVDMLRRHIDDPDPEPLSAYMQHDKLDVTGPAFDPTAARRLAGYATRTLSAVASA, from the coding sequence ATGAGTCTAAATTCTGAGCGCGAACCGCGAACCATCGTCATCACCGGCGGCACCGACGGCATGGGCAAAGCCCTGGGGCTGCACTATCTGCGACGCGGCGACCGCGTGGTCGCGATCGGCACCGACGCCGACAAGGGCGCCCGATTCGAAGCCGAGGCCGAGGCCCTCGACGCCCGGGACCGGGCGACATTCCTGCGGGCGGATCTGAGCCTGGTGGCCGAGAACAACCGCGTCCTCGCCGAGCTGACCACCCGGTTCCCGTCACTGGACGCCGTGATCCTCGGCGCCCGCTACTACCGCTCGACCCGGGCCGAGACCCCCGAGGGCATCGAGCACAACTTCGCGCTGTTCTACCTGAGCCGTTACCTGTTCAGCCACGGCCTCGTCGAACCGTTGGCGCGCAACGAGAACCCGGTGATCCTGAACCTGGCCGGGCCCGGCGGCGAACTGTCGGCCCTCAACTGGGACGACCCGCAGTTTCGGCGCGGCTATCGCCCCGACCTGGTGATGGCGCAGTGCGGCAAACTCTGCGACCTGCTCGGCGTCGACTTCACGCTGGCCAACCCGGACACGCACATCCGTTACGTCCTCGCCCATCCCGGCCTGACCGCCTCCGGGTTCACCGGACAGTACAGCCCCGCCGACGCGGAACTGGTCGCCGCGATGCGCGAACGCGGCCAGCCGCTCGACGTCGCCGTGGACATGCTGCGACGCCACATCGACGACCCGGATCCGGAACCGTTGAGCGCCTACATGCAACACGACAAACTGGACGTCACCGGCCCGGCGTTCGACCCGACCGCGGCCCGGCGGCTGGCCGGATACGCGACCCGGACACTGTCCGCGGTGGCCTCAGCGTGA
- a CDS encoding TetR/AcrR family transcriptional regulator yields MVEQAATGRIDKRNAVMAAAFDVFSREGYQQAHVDQIAARAKVAKATVYNHFGDKETLFRAAIEALSEAALARNLAAVARLDEAGADPGPALTDVGVRLIDCYCEEQSWALRRLLYAETPRFPDLVALVQDRVAVPVVRALADRLARLSLAGLLATDDADAAAEQFTALLTGPLEARSRYGTRRVSRAERRAVAERAVTTFLRAYSPA; encoded by the coding sequence ATGGTGGAACAGGCCGCGACCGGACGTATCGACAAGCGGAACGCCGTGATGGCCGCCGCCTTCGACGTGTTCTCCCGCGAGGGGTACCAGCAGGCCCACGTCGATCAGATCGCGGCGCGGGCCAAGGTCGCCAAGGCGACCGTCTACAACCACTTCGGCGACAAGGAGACCCTGTTCCGGGCGGCCATCGAAGCGTTGTCCGAGGCGGCCCTGGCGCGGAACCTCGCGGCGGTGGCCCGGCTGGACGAGGCGGGGGCCGACCCCGGCCCGGCGTTGACGGACGTCGGTGTCCGGTTGATCGACTGCTACTGCGAGGAACAGTCCTGGGCGTTGCGGCGACTGCTGTACGCCGAGACCCCCCGGTTTCCGGACCTCGTCGCGCTCGTCCAGGACCGGGTCGCGGTGCCGGTGGTGCGGGCGCTGGCCGACCGGCTGGCCCGGTTGTCGCTGGCGGGGCTGCTGGCCACCGACGACGCGGACGCGGCGGCCGAACAGTTCACCGCGCTGCTGACCGGTCCGCTGGAGGCCCGGTCGCGATACGGCACCCGCAGGGTTTCCCGGGCCGAACGCCGGGCCGTCGCCGAACGGGCCGTGACCACGTTCCTGCGGGCCTACTCGCCGGCCTGA
- a CDS encoding NUDIX domain-containing protein — translation METPQFFGVNVEIALRRGERWLLIERGRRLRNAPGMLAFPGGRVEAEANCGFILEDTARREAAEEVGLDLSDVSLRYVRSEFFVGDDGNRYIGATFTAELPRGREPRVAAPEEVEAVHWLTADEVKNHPKCPEWTLLSLSYAASVR, via the coding sequence ATGGAGACGCCACAGTTTTTCGGGGTCAACGTCGAGATCGCGCTGCGGCGCGGCGAGCGGTGGCTGCTCATCGAACGCGGCCGCAGGCTCCGCAACGCCCCCGGGATGCTGGCGTTTCCCGGCGGACGCGTCGAAGCCGAGGCCAACTGTGGCTTCATCCTGGAGGACACCGCCCGCCGCGAGGCCGCCGAGGAGGTCGGCCTGGATCTGTCCGACGTGTCGCTGCGTTACGTCCGCAGTGAGTTCTTCGTCGGCGACGACGGCAACCGGTACATCGGTGCGACGTTCACCGCCGAACTGCCCCGGGGACGCGAACCCCGCGTCGCCGCACCGGAGGAGGTCGAGGCGGTGCACTGGCTGACGGCCGACGAGGTGAAGAACCACCCGAAGTGTCCGGAATGGACGCTATTGAGCCTGTCCTACGCCGCTTCCGTCAGGTGA
- a CDS encoding alpha/beta hydrolase family protein, with product MRRRLLGLAAVAAVAAAGLAVVPPANAATAERPELLEPTGQHRVGRTDLHLVDEGRADPWMPDQDRELMVSLYYPARKNSGKPTEYMTYDESKGYLEQEELDLPPETLNTVKTYAYQDAKPLPGKKRPLVLLSPGWTKPRATLTGIAEELASKGYIVAVMGHNYESVTQFPDGTLTKCEACGRNELDKASQGRAKDASFVIDELTDRRGPWRGSQWIDADRIAMSGHSLGGGASYEALRDEKRIKAVASLDSRIYEPGAFAVDRPLLLLGSAKRTSEHPDDPWHQAWDNASGWKRWISVDGTAHSSFTDVGLLGPQVGVTDPEQTLEPERCTELTRDVVSAFFDKHLKGKNRPILDGPTDDYPELKFRNP from the coding sequence ATGAGACGCAGACTACTCGGACTGGCCGCGGTGGCCGCCGTGGCGGCGGCCGGTCTCGCCGTGGTGCCGCCGGCCAACGCCGCGACGGCGGAGCGGCCGGAGCTGCTCGAACCCACCGGCCAGCACCGGGTCGGCCGGACCGACCTGCACCTCGTTGACGAGGGGCGCGCCGACCCCTGGATGCCGGACCAGGACCGGGAACTGATGGTCTCGCTGTACTACCCCGCCAGGAAGAACAGCGGAAAACCGACCGAGTACATGACCTACGACGAGTCCAAGGGCTATCTGGAACAGGAAGAGCTGGACCTGCCGCCCGAAACGCTCAACACCGTCAAGACCTACGCGTACCAGGACGCCAAACCCTTGCCCGGGAAGAAACGGCCGCTGGTGCTGTTGTCGCCGGGCTGGACCAAACCGCGCGCGACGCTGACCGGGATCGCCGAGGAGCTGGCCAGCAAGGGTTACATCGTCGCGGTCATGGGGCACAACTACGAGTCCGTGACCCAGTTCCCCGACGGCACGCTCACCAAGTGCGAAGCCTGCGGCCGCAATGAACTCGACAAGGCCTCCCAGGGGCGCGCCAAGGACGCGAGTTTCGTCATCGACGAGCTGACCGACCGGCGCGGGCCGTGGCGCGGTTCCCAGTGGATCGACGCCGACCGCATCGCGATGTCGGGACACTCGCTGGGCGGCGGCGCCAGTTACGAGGCGTTGCGTGACGAGAAGCGGATCAAGGCCGTGGCGTCCCTCGACAGCCGGATCTACGAGCCGGGCGCGTTCGCGGTGGACCGGCCACTGTTGTTGCTGGGCAGCGCGAAGCGGACCTCCGAGCACCCGGACGATCCCTGGCACCAGGCCTGGGACAACGCCAGCGGCTGGAAACGCTGGATCAGTGTCGACGGCACCGCGCACTCGTCGTTCACCGACGTCGGGCTGCTGGGACCGCAGGTGGGCGTGACCGATCCCGAGCAGACCCTGGAACCCGAACGCTGCACCGAGCTGACCCGTGACGTGGTGTCGGCGTTCTTCGACAAGCACCTCAAGGGAAAGAACCGGCCGATACTCGACGGCCCGACCGACGACTACCCGGAACTGAAGTTCCGCAACCCGTAG
- a CDS encoding 6-phosphofructokinase, producing the protein MRIGVLTGGGDCPGLNAVIRAVVRKGVQQYGHEFVGFRDGWRGPIENKTTPLGVNEVRGILPRGGTILRSSRTNPYKVDGGVDKVRSTLTELGVDALIAIGGEDTLGVAKKLTDDGIPVVGVPKTIDNDLGATDYTFGFDTAVNIASEAIDRLHTTAESHHRCVVVEVMGRHAGWIALHSGLAGGANAILVPEKRFSVAEVVRFVESRFEIDYSPIVVVAEGAQPAEGEMVTQDKGLDAFGHVRLGGIGQWLSDEIEKHTGKESRAVVLGHVQRGGTPTAYDRVLATRFGLHAIDAIHEGDYGKMVALRGTDIVRVELSEATAELKTVPAERLAEAEVFFG; encoded by the coding sequence GTGCGCATAGGTGTCTTGACCGGAGGCGGAGACTGCCCCGGTCTCAATGCCGTCATCCGGGCTGTGGTCCGCAAGGGAGTACAGCAGTACGGCCACGAGTTCGTCGGGTTCAGGGACGGCTGGCGTGGCCCCATCGAGAACAAGACGACCCCGTTGGGCGTCAACGAGGTTCGCGGCATCCTGCCGCGCGGTGGAACCATCCTGCGCTCCTCGCGCACCAACCCCTACAAGGTGGACGGCGGAGTCGACAAGGTACGGTCCACACTGACCGAACTGGGTGTCGACGCGCTGATCGCCATCGGCGGCGAGGACACCCTCGGCGTGGCCAAGAAGCTCACCGACGACGGCATCCCGGTCGTGGGCGTTCCCAAGACCATCGACAACGACCTCGGCGCCACCGACTACACCTTCGGCTTCGACACCGCCGTCAACATCGCCTCCGAGGCCATCGACCGGCTGCACACCACCGCCGAGAGCCACCACCGCTGCGTGGTCGTCGAGGTCATGGGCCGCCACGCCGGCTGGATCGCGCTCCACTCCGGACTCGCCGGTGGCGCCAACGCCATCCTGGTGCCCGAGAAGCGGTTCAGCGTCGCCGAGGTGGTGCGCTTCGTCGAGTCCCGCTTCGAGATCGACTACTCGCCGATCGTCGTGGTCGCCGAGGGCGCCCAGCCCGCCGAGGGCGAGATGGTCACCCAGGACAAGGGCCTGGACGCCTTCGGGCACGTGCGACTGGGCGGCATCGGCCAGTGGCTGTCCGACGAGATCGAGAAGCACACCGGCAAGGAGTCCCGGGCCGTGGTCCTGGGTCACGTGCAGCGCGGCGGCACCCCCACCGCCTACGACCGGGTGCTGGCCACCCGCTTCGGGCTGCACGCCATCGACGCGATCCACGAGGGCGACTACGGCAAGATGGTCGCGCTGCGCGGCACCGACATCGTCCGGGTGGAACTGTCGGAGGCCACCGCCGAGCTCAAGACCGTTCCGGCCGAACGGCTCGCCGAGGCCGAGGTCTTCTTCGGTTAA
- a CDS encoding polyadenylate-specific 3'-exoribonuclease AS codes for MVYRYFYDCEFIEDGTTIDLVSIGVVDEKGREFYAVSTEFDESKAIPWVRHNVLDKLPSPADPAWQARKTIRDDLYEFLVAPIRGVSNARIELWAWYGAYDHIALVQLWGAMPALPRAIPRMTKDLKQLWDDLGRPDLPAAPADQHSALADARHNLARWETMRRVTQDS; via the coding sequence GTGGTATACCGGTACTTCTACGACTGCGAGTTCATCGAGGACGGGACGACCATCGACCTGGTCTCCATCGGAGTCGTCGACGAGAAGGGCCGGGAGTTCTACGCCGTATCGACCGAGTTCGACGAGTCCAAGGCCATCCCGTGGGTGCGCCACAACGTCCTGGACAAACTGCCCTCCCCGGCCGACCCCGCCTGGCAGGCCCGCAAGACCATCCGCGACGACCTCTACGAGTTCCTGGTCGCCCCGATCCGGGGCGTCTCCAACGCCCGCATCGAGCTGTGGGCCTGGTACGGCGCCTACGACCACATCGCGCTGGTCCAGTTGTGGGGCGCCATGCCCGCGCTGCCGCGCGCGATTCCCCGCATGACCAAGGACCTCAAACAACTGTGGGACGACCTGGGCCGTCCCGACCTGCCCGCCGCCCCCGCCGACCAGCACTCGGCGCTGGCCGACGCCCGGCACAACCTGGCCCGCTGGGAAACCATGCGTCGGGTGACCCAGGACTCCTAG
- a CDS encoding Crp/Fnr family transcriptional regulator — protein MMFTGLDADARRKIAAKAIPRQYRRGQLLFVEGDPGESLIMVRSGAVAVFRTAPTGERAMLHVVRSPDVLGEVSLLDGSMRSASAEALEDTSAMTLARTTFLELVHASPHMLDAVMRTMGGIVRRLTEQSSDHVFLDLPARVAKALVRLTGHTTAPMVTIELNQTQLAELAGGSRQSVNQAIGTFALRGWLRTEGRRIVVTDIPALRRRAGIDEM, from the coding sequence ATGATGTTCACCGGTCTGGACGCCGACGCGCGGCGCAAAATCGCCGCGAAGGCGATTCCGCGTCAGTATCGGCGGGGGCAACTGCTGTTCGTCGAGGGCGACCCCGGCGAGTCGCTCATCATGGTCCGCTCCGGTGCCGTGGCGGTGTTCCGCACCGCGCCCACCGGCGAGCGCGCCATGCTGCACGTGGTGCGGTCCCCCGACGTCCTCGGTGAGGTCTCCCTTCTGGACGGTTCCATGCGCTCGGCCTCGGCCGAGGCGCTGGAGGACACCTCCGCCATGACCCTGGCCCGCACCACCTTCCTGGAACTGGTGCACGCCAGCCCCCACATGCTGGACGCCGTCATGCGCACCATGGGCGGCATCGTGCGCAGACTCACCGAGCAGAGCTCCGACCACGTCTTCCTGGATCTGCCCGCCCGGGTGGCCAAGGCACTGGTGCGGCTGACCGGCCACACCACCGCCCCGATGGTCACCATCGAGCTGAACCAGACCCAGCTGGCCGAGCTGGCCGGCGGCTCCCGACAGAGCGTCAACCAGGCGATCGGCACCTTCGCGCTGCGCGGCTGGCTGCGCACCGAGGGCCGTCGCATCGTCGTCACCGACATCCCGGCGCTGCGCCGACGGGCCGGAATCGACGAGATGTAG